AAACTCAGAAGTGACAGATTTGGAGCTGATACCCCGATTTTCCCATCTCTGTGCTATGCAGTGAAGGCTCTTTCAGGATTTCCAAGACCGTTGGGTGTTTCCCATAAGGTGCTGGGTTCCCTCTGACGCCATCGTGCTTTTCTTGCTAAGGGAACGATGCTTTTTAAAGCCGGAGAGAAATAGGAGTGTTGGAATATCTTCTTCTCTGTATTCCTtaaagctttctctctctctctctccccccccccctttcgctCCCTCCCCAGCCCTGTGGTTGCAGCTCAGTTTTCCGACAATCTGCTGCGCTCCTTCTTGATCCACATCATGTCTGTGCCAGCCATCATCACCCACCTCGCGACCCTCACGCCGGAGGTAAGGGATCCCTCCCGGCCAGGTGGTTGAAAGGATTCAGATCCCCTGGCCTTTCATCCTCAGATACCTTGGAAGCTAACACTCAGCTAAggagaaacacaagatttaaTTCCGAAGGATGCTTGGCCATCAGAACCCTCTCTTCCTTTCAGCGCCTGGCGGTGGTGGAGCAACACGATCTGCTGCGGAAGTTCATCTTGTTCTTGAGCCGAGAGGAGCCGTGCCGAGAcgtctgtgtgtgtttggaagGGAGCCACGTGCTCTGCCTGCTAGGTAGGCCCAAGCCCCATCGTTGCTAGACATGGCTCGCCATCGTTGCACGCCGTTAGGGAACGCACGTGAGCACATAGGGGTGTGTACGTGGGGCGTGAAAGAGCATGCCTTGCTTTTGCAATGGTAGCCTACAGCTGGCCCTGGGTTGCCCAATTATATAGAAGATGGCCATGAAGAAACAGCTGGGGAAGATCACAGCTCAGCATTCAAGTTCTTAGTCCTTAAGGTTGCGAAGAACGCTTGAAACGTATGAGCAATGGGTGGGAGATGTCAGAAGCAGAAGGGCCACCGAAGAAGGGTTTTCAGGGCCAGGAGGGCCCCGCGGCTTCGCCGCGTGCTGCAGAGGGTTGCAGGGCACCAAAAGGGGCAGCTCATCTGTTTTAAATGGCCAAAGAAATGGGCTTGGTTTCCCCAGAGCTGACCCACGGCTGCCGCCCTTCTCCTTGCAGGCAACCTCATCTACCTGGGGTCACTGAACGacaaggtgctggaggaggagacaACACACTTTGTGAGTGTCCTCATCCAGATGCTGTCGTACTGCCAGAAGTACGTCTCGCAGAAGAAGTCCAACCTCACCCACTGGCATCCGGTGCTCGGCTGGTTCTCCCAGACTGTGGATTATGGGTAAGCCCCACCGCAGACGTGGCAGAGCGGCGCAGCTCGTGCGGACGGGCAGAGGGCCCCTCCCcatgggttttgggggggaaggagccAGGCGTCTGAAGAGCAGGGAGTCCATTTCAGCCCATGGGCCCAATTCTGTCCCAGAGACATCCTTGGGAAGGGAAGGGCCACCTGGCCGAGGGCAGAGCCAAAGCTGCTGGCTTGCTTTAGCCGAAAGCTCTTCTTAAAGGCCAGTCAGGGCGTCCTCGGGAGAAGCCTTTCCCTTTCTCCGAGAAAACGGGGACCCTCCTAGGGTTCAGGGAGCCCCGCTTTGCTCCCTCCCGGCCCCACGAAGGCCGCCCCTCCAGTGGCTCCTTGCCTGTGGTTCGTCTGGTCGGAGGAACGTCTCTCGCGCTCCTGCGCTGAGCCCTGGGCActgcttttcctctccccccccccgccttgcagCCTGAACGAGTCGATGCCCCTCCTCACCAAGCAGCTGCAGCACCTCTGGGGCGTCCACCTCATCCGGATCCTCTTCAGCGACGTGCTCAGCAAGAAGCTGCTGGAGAACCCGGAAGCCGCTCGCCCTCCGGCCCCGGCCTCCTCCCCGCAGAACAGCCTGCCCATGAAGAGTCGGTATCGGAGCAGCCAGGGAAAGGGGCTCCCTTCCAACCACCCCCCCCACTCACTCTCCCACTTCCCCCAGGCTGGATTGCTGGGTTATCCTGCAGAAATTGGGATCCTtccctgcaacccccccccccaaatttaaaaatagGTCACagggtcccccctcccccgccctgcaggtttttcaaaaccagaaatgcAATTCCACCCACTTCCAGCTGCCGTTTTTTGCATGATTCGGTGATCTTTTGCACCCGTGAAAGGGTTCTCGATATCAGACCACGGCAGCCCTACCCTGCCAGAATTTGCAATCCAGTTTCGGCTGTGTGTGCTATAACTTTTGCAAGTTTCACCACTTTAAAaagttagctttttttaaaaaaaaaatagcatcccccagccagcctggcgACCTCTTAACGAGTTTCGTAGTCTGAAAAAAGAGTTTCAGGTGTTCTGGGTCAGAGCGGCTCGGGGTGACGTCCTCTCTGTTTCGTGGCAGACCTTTTCAAGCGGGCCTTCCAGAAGTCTGCGTCCGTCCGGAAGATCCTCAAGCCCGTTGGTGGCAAGCGGGTGGATTCGGCCGAGGTCCAGAAGGTCTGCAGCGTCTGCGTCCTCTACCAGATGGCGCTCACCACGCTGACGCAGATTCGGCTGCAAATCCTGACGGGTGGGTTTCGGCCTCCCCTTCTTCGCCTGGCCTGGGCTCCTGTTTCCGGCTTCGGCTTTCAAGGGCcgctccttcctctcctccagaAACCGGCTTTCTCTCCGATCGTGCAGAACTGATCAGCAACAGGGGTCACTTTCTCTGTGTGGTGCTGATAACCTTTGTCTTGTGCCATGAAGGTGGCCTCTGACATACGGCAACCTTAAGATGAAGGATCTCCAAAAGAGAAAGCTTGTggctttcctttagggagtccgtccgtCGTGTCgttgaccttcctcttttcctgctgccttccacctgcaATGCTAGCTCTCTAGAAGCTGGGGTTTGGGGGTGCGTGTCGTTTGGCTCGACACCTTCTGATTCTCGGcccccatttctttctttgctgtaGGTCTGACTTACCTGGATGACCTCCTCCCCAAGCTGTGGGCCTTCATCTGCGAGCTCGGCCCCCAGGGGGGCCTGAAACTCTTCCTGGAGTGTTTGAGCAACGAGACGGAGGAGTCCAAGCGCCTCCTGGCCATGCTGACGCTCTTCTGCGACTGCTCTCGCCACCTCGTCACGTAGGTCACTCCCCAGCGAGACTGTTGGGGCGcagcgtgcatgcatgtctgtgtgtatgtgggggggggagagaacccttGAGTTTGGAAAGGTGTGGGGTTTCTCTTCCTGATGGGAAGACAAGGCAAGCTGgtcccttttcctctcccccgTTCTCCTTGCTAGGATCCTCGACGACATCGAAGTCTACGAGGAGCAGATCTCGTTCAAACTGGAAGAGCTGGTGACCATCTCCTCTTTCCTGAACTCCTTCGTGTTTAAGATGATCTGGGATGGAATTGTTGGTAAGTCGGGACCGGAGGGGGTCGTGGGGGGCAGGCCTGGCTTTTCCTGCCGGACTTTGCCCCGTCCTCTGCTCACACCGGAAGAGAACCTTTTGGCCCTCCCGGCTGCGCTGCCGCAGTTCGCTTTGTGAACCGGACGTgcgtgttttttttcttctctttttctctccccgcAGAGAGCGCGAAAGGCGAGACCCTGGAGCTCTTCCACTCGGTCCACGGCTGGCTGATGATTTTGTACGAACGGGACTGCCGGCGGCGCTTTGCTCCGGACGAGCACTGGTTGCGCAAGTAAGCGCCCCTTCAAAGGCGGCGGCTCCGCGGAGGCTTTCCCTAACCAAAAACGTGGTGGTAGGAGAAAGTCACTTTTCCACACTGAgaccccctccttcccttccggtctccctttcctctctttctccttgaaCCGGAGACGGTTCTCTTCCAAGCCTGTGTCGCCGGTGCGTTCGGTTCGCCCCTTTGGGCTTCCACCGCGATTCTTCAAGGTCGCCTGTGGCCCTCTCCTTTTCGCACAGAGGGATGTGAAGACCCAAAGAAGGGCCTCGGATCCCCAGCCTTCCACCCCACGCCCCCAGGATCCTGGTTCTGCTTGGGGGTCGCTGTTCTGCAAAAGGGCCGAGCGTCTCTCCTCTTAGCCACAGAGGTCCAACTTTCCTGGCAAACCCTCTTCTTCTGACCTCTGGTTATTTtcactcttttttattttcttctttttttaaagggatctCAAGCCCAGCTTGCTCTTTCAGGAACTCGATAAAGACCGGAAGCGAGCCCATTTTATCTTGCAGTACATTCCCCACATCATCCCCCACAAAAATGTGAGTGGAAACCAAAGCCGGGAGGGCGGGCCACGGGGAACGGGTGGCTAACAGCGGGATTCCTACCGGAATCCCAAGAAAATGATTCCGATTCTACAGCGACAGGCACTAAAAAAGCAGTGGCTGAATATCTGACTTAAGAGGCTAAGCTTCGGGCTCAGGCTTTGGTGAACCTCCAGGGATGGGAGAGCCTTCCAAGAAAGCCACTTTTATTGAACGGTTCTTGACAATCCTCTGCGGTTCGAACCCAGAACCTTGTCATGGAGGTTGAgaattttcttcttcccctttttttccccggggggggggggaacgcagAGGGTTCTTCTTTTCCGGAACATGGTGACCAAGGAGAAGGAGAAGTTGGGGCTTGTGGAGACCAGCTCAGCCTCGCCTCACGTGACCCACATCACCATCCGACGGTCGCGCATGCTGGAGGTGAGCGAGCTGAGCTTCGTGTAGTGATGACGAAGGATAAAGGGCAGCTCCTTTGAGGGTCCGATTTCTGCCGATCCCCTTCCATTTCGATTTGCTAAAAACCCAGCGCTTTAGTACCTGAAGCAAGGGATTCAGGAGACGGGGGTTTCGTCGTGCAGCCAGGATTCAACAGGGTTTGGGCTCCAGGGTTGTCGGTGGGCGGAACGGGGGCCTTTTCACCCGCCCGCCTTTCCCAGACTGAGGAAGCGAGAGGGAGTCCCCAGCAGGGAGTCCCCAGCAGGGAGTCCCCTCCTGTTCGCGAGGCCTTTCAGCACACCcacggacagacagacacacgGGTCTTCTGACCGGCTCCCTGTTGCCGcgtttcccccccttctctcccagGACGGGTACGAACAGCTGCGCCAGCTGTCCCAGAACGCCATGAAGGGGGTCATCCGGGTGAAGTTTGTGAATGACCTGGGAGTGGATGAGGCCGGCATCGACCAGGACGGGGTCTTCAAAGAATTCCTGGAGGAGATCATCAAGAAGGTCTTCGACCCGGCCCTCAACCTGTTCAAGGTATCGGCCCCCCTTGGGCCCACGCCCTGACCCTGGCCCGATGGGGCAGACGGGTTTGGAATGGTCAACTGAGGACTGGGCGGCGGTTgacgctttctctctctcatatatcTGCTGCTCTGTTGTTTTTCAGACCACCAGTGGCGACGAGAGGCTGTACCCATCCCCGACGTCGTACATCCACGAGAACTACCTCCAGCTCTTTGAGTTTGTCGGGAAGATGCTCGGGAAAGCAGTCTATGAAGTAAGAACAGAATGAACCCCTCAGGGCaaggcttctctccctctctctctctgtctctcatagTTTTTTACCCACCCCTGTCTTCCTTCCACGAGCTGGAGGTGGTATCCGtgtctctccccctcctcacaacatccctgtgaggtagatcaggcagAGGAGGTATGGCAGCCCCCAGACCCTCCCATCAGTTCAAGGAAATTGGctgagctgtgtttttttttgcactccGGCGCCCCAAATTCTCCAGGTTGTCCCAAAACCACAAAGACCAGCAAACCTCTTATTTTCTGTAAGCTGGCAGCGGTTGGGGTGGGGCAGAGAGGTGGAGAGGAAGCGGTGAGTGTCCAGAGTGGCTGGGAGCCTGGCAGAAGTTCACAGGTGGGCCTTTCGAGAAGGTGGCTTAGGAAGGATTTTGCGAAGGTCTCTCCCCAGCGCTCAGATCGTGACGACaggtgtgcatgcgtgcatgtgaaGCCCCTTTCCTCTTTCTACTGTATCCCTTCCCTCGCCTCACAGGGAATTGTGGTGGACGTCCCTTTCGCCTCTTTCTTCCTGAGTCAGTTGTTGGGCCACCACCACAGCATCTTCTACAGCTCCGTGGACGAGCTCCCTTCGCTGGATTCGGAGTTCTATAAAAACCTGACCTCCATCAAGGTTCGGTCACACAAGCTCTCTCTGGCGGGGCGGGAAGGGTGGGGAGACGAGACCGTTGTCGCTCTGCCCTCACGGAGCCCGTGCAGCCGGAAGGGCCCTTCCTGGTG
The genomic region above belongs to Pogona vitticeps strain Pit_001003342236 chromosome 14, PviZW2.1, whole genome shotgun sequence and contains:
- the UBE3B gene encoding ubiquitin-protein ligase E3B isoform X2 produces the protein MLVTFTDASTWKILRGKGETLRPAMNHICANIMGHLNQKGFYSVLQILLTNGLARSRPSLSKGTLTATFSLALRPVVAAQFSDNLLRSFLIHIMSVPAIITHLATLTPERLAVVEQHDLLRKFILFLSREEPCRDVCVCLEGSHVLCLLGNLIYLGSLNDKVLEEETTHFVSVLIQMLSYCQKYVSQKKSNLTHWHPVLGWFSQTVDYGLNESMPLLTKQLQHLWGVHLIRILFSDVLSKKLLENPEAARPPAPASSPQNSLPMKNLFKRAFQKSASVRKILKPVGGKRVDSAEVQKVCSVCVLYQMALTTLTQIRLQILTGLTYLDDLLPKLWAFICELGPQGGLKLFLECLSNETEESKRLLAMLTLFCDCSRHLVTILDDIEVYEEQISFKLEELVTISSFLNSFVFKMIWDGIVESAKGETLELFHSVHGWLMILYERDCRRRFAPDEHWLRKDLKPSLLFQELDKDRKRAHFILQYIPHIIPHKNRVLLFRNMVTKEKEKLGLVETSSASPHVTHITIRRSRMLEDGYEQLRQLSQNAMKGVIRVKFVNDLGVDEAGIDQDGVFKEFLEEIIKKVFDPALNLFKTTSGDERLYPSPTSYIHENYLQLFEFVGKMLGKAVYEGIVVDVPFASFFLSQLLGHHHSIFYSSVDELPSLDSEFYKNLTSIKRYDGDIGDLGLTLSYDEDVMGQLVCHELVPGGKTIPVTNENKISYIHLMAHFRMHTQIKSQAAAFIGGFRSIIRPEWIHMFSAPELQRLISGDNAEIDLEDLKKHTVYYGGFHGSHRVIIWLWDILANDFNADERAMFLKFVTSCSRPPLLGFAYLKPPFSIRCVEVSDDQDTGDTLGSVLRGFFTIRKKEPGGRLPTSSTCFNLLKLPNYSKKGVLREKLRYAISMNTGFELS
- the UBE3B gene encoding ubiquitin-protein ligase E3B isoform X1 yields the protein MFSASQSSKAQFLDKARQAREERRELKERERAAVQIQALVRRFLCRCRLQREIRREVDDFFDINSAGAGKKTALSIFRIARKLLFVFRVQDDKERFEKLCRAVLNSMDAENEPKVWYVSLALSKELTLLWIKQIKDILWLCCEFLKLLKPDILQDSKLVNLHLTMLVTFTDASTWKILRGKGETLRPAMNHICANIMGHLNQKGFYSVLQILLTNGLARSRPSLSKGTLTATFSLALRPVVAAQFSDNLLRSFLIHIMSVPAIITHLATLTPERLAVVEQHDLLRKFILFLSREEPCRDVCVCLEGSHVLCLLGNLIYLGSLNDKVLEEETTHFVSVLIQMLSYCQKYVSQKKSNLTHWHPVLGWFSQTVDYGLNESMPLLTKQLQHLWGVHLIRILFSDVLSKKLLENPEAARPPAPASSPQNSLPMKNLFKRAFQKSASVRKILKPVGGKRVDSAEVQKVCSVCVLYQMALTTLTQIRLQILTGLTYLDDLLPKLWAFICELGPQGGLKLFLECLSNETEESKRLLAMLTLFCDCSRHLVTILDDIEVYEEQISFKLEELVTISSFLNSFVFKMIWDGIVESAKGETLELFHSVHGWLMILYERDCRRRFAPDEHWLRKDLKPSLLFQELDKDRKRAHFILQYIPHIIPHKNRVLLFRNMVTKEKEKLGLVETSSASPHVTHITIRRSRMLEDGYEQLRQLSQNAMKGVIRVKFVNDLGVDEAGIDQDGVFKEFLEEIIKKVFDPALNLFKTTSGDERLYPSPTSYIHENYLQLFEFVGKMLGKAVYEGIVVDVPFASFFLSQLLGHHHSIFYSSVDELPSLDSEFYKNLTSIKRYDGDIGDLGLTLSYDEDVMGQLVCHELVPGGKTIPVTNENKISYIHLMAHFRMHTQIKSQAAAFIGGFRSIIRPEWIHMFSAPELQRLISGDNAEIDLEDLKKHTVYYGGFHGSHRVIIWLWDILANDFNADERAMFLKFVTSCSRPPLLGFAYLKPPFSIRCVEVSDDQDTGDTLGSVLRGFFTIRKKEPGGRLPTSSTCFNLLKLPNYSKKGVLREKLRYAISMNTGFELS